The following proteins come from a genomic window of Syngnathus acus chromosome 15, fSynAcu1.2, whole genome shotgun sequence:
- the LOC119134808 gene encoding E3 SUMO-protein ligase EGR2-like has product MSALMGSVERVLTFPVTPEERKRQEAQRNVQDDEAGDRPFVHYGPTIRVHPVQLGVDGGRAWTAAVAVVRTEVTSPVASDVMAHSQPDISHMYAPPCTHAHLHPPSSYTCSSDVYQDSSDEGYLAVPTCSAVTYHMAPAYNSAPKAPLVADYGVGGVYGPQATFPDRKSVAAYALDSLRVAPPLTPLNTIRNFTLGTPPPTLPPPPMMTSSATEGQLCAAALPAHHNLPLRPILRPRKYPCRPSKTPVHQRPYACPAEACERRFSRSDELSRHLRIHTGHKPFQCRICMRAFGRSDHLTTHVRTHTGEKPFSCDTCGRKFARSDERRRHVNVHLRAKDRKGTAR; this is encoded by the exons ATGAGCGCCTTAATGGGCTCTGTAGAGCGCGTGCTCACCTTTCCTGTCACACCcgaagagagaaaaagacaagaagCGCAAAGGAACGTGCAAGACGATGAAGCCG GTGATCGTCCATTTGTGCACTACGGACCAACTATTCGCGTGCACCCCGTGCAGTTGGGCGTGGACGGAGGACGAGCGTGGACTGCTGCAGTGGCCGTGGTCAGAACGGAGGTCACCTCACCTGTAGCGTCGGACGTCATGGCGCACAGCCAACCTGACATCAGCCACATGTACGCGCCTCCTTGTACGCACGCGCACCTCCACCCGCCCTCGTCGTACACGTGCAGCAGTGACGTGTACCAGGATTCCTCCGATGAGGGTTACCTGGCCGTACCCACCTGCAGCGCGGTGACCTATCACATGGCGCCAGCCTATAACTCGGCGCCAAAAGCCCCGCTGGTGGCTGACTACGGTGTGGGGGGAGTCTACGGCCCACAGGCCACCTTCCCGGACCGGAAGTCAGTGGCGGCGTACGCCTTGGACTCCCTCCGTGTGGCCCCTCCGCTCACACCACTCAACACAATCCGGAATTTCACTCTGGGCACCCCACCGCCCACACTGCCGCCGCCACCGATGATGACTTCCTCCGCCACCGAGGGCCAGCTGTGCGCTGCCGCCTTGCCGGCCCACCACAACCTCCCGCTCAG GCCCATCCTGCGCCCGCGCAAGTACCCGTGCCGGCCCAGCAAGACGCCCGTGCACCAGCGGCCGTACGCGTGTCCGGCCGAGGCCTGTGAGCGGCGCTTCTCGCGCTCGGACGAGCTGAGCCGCCACCTGCGCATCCACACGGGCCACAAGCCCTTCCAGTGCCGCATCTGCATGCGCGCCTTCGGCCGCAGCGACCACCTGACCACGCACGTCCGCACGCACACCGGCGAGAAGCCCTTCTCCTGCGACACCTGCGGGAGGAAGTTTGCGCGCAGCgacgagcggcggcggcacgtCAACGTCCACCTGAGGGCCAAAGACAGGAAGGGCACAGCCCGCTGA